The Terriglobus sp. TAA 43 sequence ACATGGGTGCCGTACGACAGAAGATGGAATCCGAAACGATCAGCAAAGTGCTGTATCCGCCCGACGAACAGATCCAGGGCAAACGCCTCCGCCTGATGCAGCAATACTTCTTCACCTCATGCTCACTGCAGGACATGTTGCGCCTGCACTGCATGCGCGGCGGCAAACTCACCGCCTTCCACGAGAAGTGGACGATCCAGCTTAACGACACACATCCTTCCATCGGCATTCCGGAACTGATGCGTCTCCTCATGGACAACCACAAACTCTCCTGGGATGACGCATGGAACGTAACGCAAAAGACCTTCGGCTATACAAATCACACGCTGTTGCCAGAAGCGTTGGAGCGCTGGCCTCTTGACCTTTTCGGCGGTCTACTGCCGCGTCATCTCGAAATCATTTACGAAATCAACGCGCGCTTCCTCGACGACATGCGTCAGCGTTATCCCAATGACGATGCACGCATGCAGCGCATGAGCATCATCGGCGAAGAGGGCGAACGCAGCGTGCAGATGGCGAAACTTGCCGTCATCGGCAGCAAAGCCATCAATGGCGTCGCAGAGTTGCACACACAACTTCTGGAACAGGACACGCTGCACGACTACTACGAAGCGTTCCCCGAAAGGTTCAGTAACAAGACGAATGGTGTAACACCACGCCGGTGGCTCATGCTCACCAATCCCGGTCTGGTTGACCTCATTAACGAAACAATCGGTACGCGCTGGCACAAAGATCTCTACGGCCTGCGCGGTCTGGAACACTTCGCAGACGACAACAACTTCCTTGCCCGCTGGCGTCAGGCGCAGGAAGGTTGCAAATCAAGTCTCGCAAAATACATCGCGGAGAATCTCAGCATCAACGTCGATCCCGCATCAATGTTTGACGTTCACGTCAAACGCATTCACGAGTACAAGCGCCAACACCTGAAGGCACTCCACATCCTCTCGCTCTACTGCCAGATCAAGGACGGAACGCTAAAGAATCCCACGCCCACCACATATCTCTTCGGTGGTAAGGCCGCTCCCAGCTACGTCATGGCGAAACTCATGATCAAGCTGGTGTGCAGCGTAGCGGACCTTGTAAACAATGATCCTGCCACGCGCGACGTTATGAAGGTAGTTTTCTTACCAAACTATTCTGTATCGCTCGGCCAGCACATCTATCCCGCTGCCGATCTCTCGGAACAGATCTCCACCGCGGGCAAAGAGGCCAGTGGCACAGGCTGCATGAAGATGATGATGAACGGCGCCGTCACCATCGGCACGCTCGACGGAGCCAACATTGAAATCCGCAAAGAGTGCGGCGAAGAAAACTTCTTCCTCTTCGGACTCACAGCACCACAGATCGCAGACACGCTACACGCTGGCTACCAACCACGCACCTATTACGAACGCAGCCCTCTGCTCAAAGAAGTAATAGATGGCATTTCCTCAGGCCGCTTCTTTGGCAGCGATAGCGCGACCTTCGCTCCGCTGGTCGACAATCTTCTAAGTTGGGATCCATTCTTCGTGCTCGCCGACTTCGACAGCTACGACACCGTTCACACGCAGGTAAGCGACGCCTATCGAGACGCAAACGCATGGGGTCGCATGTCAGTGCTGAACACAGCACGTTCCGGCAAGTTCTCCTCAGACCGCACCATCCGCGAGTACTGCCGCGACATCTGGAAGCTGCCGGTAAGCTAGCGCCCCGCGTCCGCTGCCTTCTGCACCGTATGCCAGAAGGCAGCGCGCACTTTGCTGTGTTCGCTGCCCGTAGCCTGGTCCCAATCCCCCAGCATCACCACCACCAGTTTCCGCTGCGGATCGATCAGGATGGACTGACCAAAGATTCCCAGCGCGGCAAAGCTGCCGTCAGGCTGCGGCCACCAGCCATAGCCATACGCGGCTCCGCCAGCCTTCACCTGCGACTTCGTAGCCTCTGCAAACCAGCCATCAGGCACCTGCGACCCGCCGCCGTCCATCACCCACAACCCCAACCGCCCGAAGTCACGCAGCGAAGCCGAAAGCCCCGATCCGCCAAACTCTTCTCCAGTCGGTCCAGCATCATTCGCAATCCACGTAGCGTCCCGCTCCATTCCTGCGTGACTCCAGATGGCCCCGGACAACTGCGCGGCCAGCGTCCTGCCCGTCGCACGGCGCAAAAGAACTCCCAGCAGGTCCGTCTCGCCCGTGTTGTAGTGCCACACCGTACCAGGCGCGGACGCACGGGGCAGGGTCCGCATGTATTCCACGGTCGCGTCTTTCCCGGGAGCCACGTCCGTCGTGTAAAGCCGAACATTGTCGGCATCCGTCGACGTGTAATTCTCATTCCACCGAACGCCGCTGGTCATCGTCATCAACTGCCGAACCGTCACGCCGTCATAGGCGCTGCCCTTCATCTCCGGCAGGTATGTAGTCACGCCGTCATCCAGTGAGTGCAACTTCCCCTGCCGCAACGCCACGCCCACCAGCGTGTCGGTAACAGCCTTGGTCATGGAAAAACTGGTCCAGTGTCCCGCGCGGGTTAGTCCCAGACCATAGCGCTCATTACGAACGCGCCCATCCTGCAACACCAGCACCCCGGCCAAATGCTCCGCACGCATCAGATCGTCGACTTGAGAATCCGGCAGCAGCCGTTTACCAGCCGGCAGCGGCCGAACAACCTTCCCCCGCGCCACTCGATGCACAGGAAAGATGCCATCCATATGTCCGAAGCGGTCGTCCCGCTGCGCCTGCGTCCAGGTCAAATCCGCCGCCAGACGCTGCCCAACGGACGCCTCCGGCCGCCTCTGCGCCAGTCCACCACGGACCGCCAATAACTCAATCAAAATCAAAGTGGCAAGCGAAAATCGCACGAAGACTCCTGAGGAAGCCTGTGGGTGATCTGTGGAAAGCGTCCGCCGCAGTCACAGAAATGTAACTTTTGCCGCGGATTGGATGCAATCTGGATGCCCGCAGCAAACATCTTACTATCTGCTATTTACACGCAAAATCTGATAGGGGACGAATGTCTTCGGAACTCAATCGCGTTCAGGCGGTTTTTGGGGCTGCGCGTCTTCCACAGTTTTTTCCACAGGAAGAATACCCCCAATGGGTGATTTGGAGATGTCCTGCGGGAAACGAAAACGGGGAGCAGAACCTGAAGTTCTGCTCCCCGTTTGGTAGATCGTCGCGGATTTACTTTGCGGGCGGCTTGGTGGCAGCCGGACGCGGTGCGGCCGAGCGCGGTGCAGCTGCGGGCGCCGGGCCTGCCGGAGCAGCAACGCCAGCCTGCGCGTTGTAGGCTTCGATCACAGCGCGGGTAACGTCGGTCTTCTCGTTAGCCCACAGAACATTGCTCTGCTGTCCGCTCACATCCAGCACCAGGGTGAAGCCATTGTCAGAAGCGTACTTCTGCATCACGGCATTTACCTTGCCAGCCAGACGGCCATAAGCTTCCTGCAGATCATTCTGGTAGGCGGCCTGGGCATCCTCACCGTCGCGCTGCAGCTGCTTCTGCTTTGCGTCGATGGTGCGCACGCGG is a genomic window containing:
- a CDS encoding glycogen/starch/alpha-glucan phosphorylase, with the protein product MPFQDQEAPRPQQHEPEQQAQDTHPNENRAGTSAKDLEISFRNHMTHTVGRPLENSSTLDQYHALAAVVRDRMMDQWLETIESYKQHNVRVLGYLSAEYLLGPHLENALLNLELRPQMEEALKNVGLDLATIAAEEPEPGLGNGGLGRLAACFMDSLSTLDVPVLGYGLRYEFGIFRQEIVNGWQVEKSDKWLQYGNPWEIGASTSYDVCFFGHTETYNDEEGLLRHRWVPDHTVKGIPYDTPIPGYQTRTVNRLRLWKAEAVDSFDLSIFNSGDYMGAVRQKMESETISKVLYPPDEQIQGKRLRLMQQYFFTSCSLQDMLRLHCMRGGKLTAFHEKWTIQLNDTHPSIGIPELMRLLMDNHKLSWDDAWNVTQKTFGYTNHTLLPEALERWPLDLFGGLLPRHLEIIYEINARFLDDMRQRYPNDDARMQRMSIIGEEGERSVQMAKLAVIGSKAINGVAELHTQLLEQDTLHDYYEAFPERFSNKTNGVTPRRWLMLTNPGLVDLINETIGTRWHKDLYGLRGLEHFADDNNFLARWRQAQEGCKSSLAKYIAENLSINVDPASMFDVHVKRIHEYKRQHLKALHILSLYCQIKDGTLKNPTPTTYLFGGKAAPSYVMAKLMIKLVCSVADLVNNDPATRDVMKVVFLPNYSVSLGQHIYPAADLSEQISTAGKEASGTGCMKMMMNGAVTIGTLDGANIEIRKECGEENFFLFGLTAPQIADTLHAGYQPRTYYERSPLLKEVIDGISSGRFFGSDSATFAPLVDNLLSWDPFFVLADFDSYDTVHTQVSDAYRDANAWGRMSVLNTARSGKFSSDRTIREYCRDIWKLPVS
- a CDS encoding serine hydrolase; its protein translation is MRFSLATLILIELLAVRGGLAQRRPEASVGQRLAADLTWTQAQRDDRFGHMDGIFPVHRVARGKVVRPLPAGKRLLPDSQVDDLMRAEHLAGVLVLQDGRVRNERYGLGLTRAGHWTSFSMTKAVTDTLVGVALRQGKLHSLDDGVTTYLPEMKGSAYDGVTVRQLMTMTSGVRWNENYTSTDADNVRLYTTDVAPGKDATVEYMRTLPRASAPGTVWHYNTGETDLLGVLLRRATGRTLAAQLSGAIWSHAGMERDATWIANDAGPTGEEFGGSGLSASLRDFGRLGLWVMDGGGSQVPDGWFAEATKSQVKAGGAAYGYGWWPQPDGSFAALGIFGQSILIDPQRKLVVVMLGDWDQATGSEHSKVRAAFWHTVQKAADAGR
- a CDS encoding OmpH family outer membrane protein; amino-acid sequence: MNRVSKFATLAVGLITLASSPAVFAQASPAPAAAAPAVKPEAIPAKVGLIAFEQAVFATNEGQQAVAALGKKYEPQKTKIQGEQTEVDSLQKQLQAATTISDEDRQSRVRTIDAKQKQLQRDGEDAQAAYQNDLQEAYGRLAGKVNAVMQKYASDNGFTLVLDVSGQQSNVLWANEKTDVTRAVIEAYNAQAGVAAPAGPAPAAAPRSAAPRPAATKPPAK